A segment of the Desulfofundulus kuznetsovii DSM 6115 genome:
CCCCGGGCCTGCTTCCACAACTACTCCGGAAAATTCATGGCCCAGGACGGCGGGAAAACCGGTGAGCCCCGGGTACCAGATATAGCCCTGTTCGTCGGGTTGAGCCATGTGCACGTCACTACCGCAAATGCCGCAGGCTTTGACCTCAATCAACACTTCTCCCGGGCCCGGTTTAGGGATATCCCTTTCCTCAATGACTACCCGGGGATTGCGCCAGACTTTACTGCCAAGGTAAGTTTGCCTTCCTTCGATATCCTTGGCTCCTAACTTGAAATCCGGTTTAGGGTCCCAGTCTGCATACAATACTGCTGCCCGCATTTTCTGCGACATCTGTTTCTCCTCCTTGATTTAATTTATTTTATGAAAACCTGAAAACGTTTGAAGAAAGCTGAAAACGTTTACGGATAAGGGCAAAAATAAAGCAAAAATAAATTAAATTACAAAGGAGGGACACTTTCTGAGATATTTTTTGGTTAGCTTATTTATAAACCAAGCAATTGTCCTCTTTTGGGAAAGTTGCAGTTTTTTAATGTTTTGAGTTTTTGGGGCCTTCCCGCCTTCCCCCGCTGCTGGCCCGGATAACCAGCGTGGGCGGCAAAACAATATGTTTTTTCTCCGGCGAGGGGCCCTTGCGGATTTCATCAATTAAAATTTTGGCCGCCATTTCCCCCATGGTGTATTTGGGCTGGGCAACGGTGGTCAGATTTACTTCGGCGTAAGCAGCAAAGGGAATGTCGTCAAAACCCACTACGGCCACATTTTCCGGTACCTTCAGTCCCCTTTCTTTAATGGCCTGGATCACACCCAGGGCTAAAATGTCGTTGGCGGCAAAGATGGCCGTTGGTGGTTCCGGCAGGGAAAGCAGGGAGAGGGCGTTCTCATAACCGCTTTCCTTTTTAAAACTGCCATAGCGCACCAGCTCTTCCTCAAAGGGGATATTGTTAATGGCCAGGGCCAGGCGATATCCATGCAGGCGCTCCGTGGTGGACTCCACATGTTCCAAACCGCCCACATAGGCAATGCGACGGTGTCCCAGGGATATCAGGTGTTCAACTGCCTGCTGCGCCCCTTTAACGTTGTCAATGGCCACATAATTGGTATCCACCTGATCCAGAATCCGGTTGATAAGCACCACGGGCGTTTTGCGGGAGAGCAACTCTGCCAGGTACCCCTCGTCCTCGGTTACGGAAGCCAGGATCAGGCCGTCTACCCGTTTTTCCTCAAGCAGTTCAATGTAGGTTCGTTCTTTGTCGACATCCCAGTTGGTATTGCACAAGAATACACTGTAGCCGGCTTCACTGGCTGCCTCTTCAACACCCCGGGCTACTTCGGGAAAGAAAGGATTGGTAATGTCGGGAATAACCAGTCCCAGGGTGAGCGTCTCCCTTGTTACCAAGCCCCGGGCGATGGCATTGGGTTTGTAACCCATTTCAGCAGCAAGGCGCTGAATTTCCCGGCGGGTTTTTTCGCTTACCTCCGGCCGGTTGTTTAACGCTCGCGATACCGTGGCGTAGGAAACTCCGGCTTTTCTGGCAATATCTTTAATGGTTACCGTCATGGCATATCACGCCTTGTAAACGTTTTCGCTTCGTAAACATTATATAATCGCTTGTGTTTAAAGTCAAGTAAACTTTGACTAGAATCTCTATTAGTTTTTGTCATATTGTCTCAAATTTTGTCATATTGTCTCAAACGATTACGGATCCATCGCTTGCTGGCGGGAACTCTGGTAGGCAAGGCCGCAAATTATTGTACTGTAATAAAAGAGGGCGCCTGCACGGGAAGTACCTGGCAGGCGTCCTTGGCATAAAGGGGGTTAACGGGACAGTGTCTTGTTCAGCCAGTCAAGTTTGGCCTGGGCATTTTCCTTGGTGATTAGTTCAGTGCCGCTGTTGATGTACTTGGGCAGGGTTTCCCCTTTGGCCAGTTTGACGGCTGCTTCCACGGCCAGGTAGCCCATGTCGTAAGGTTTCTGGGCCACACTGGCGGCCATTGAACCGTCAATAATAGCTTTCACAGCATCTGGAATGGCATCGGTACCCACCACGGGGATGTTCTTTTTGTTTTGCTGGAGCGCCCGGATGGCTCCCAGGGCCATTTCGTCGTTGGCCGAGTAAACACCCTTAATATCAGGGTGGGACTGGAGGATGTTTTGCATGACGTTCATGCCCAGTGCCCGGTCGCTGTTGGCCGGTTGTTTGGCCACCACCTGGATGCCGGCGGCCGCCAGGGCCTCCTCGGCCCCTTTGATGCGGTCGTCCATGGCGGTATTGCCGCGGGCGCCTTCAAGGAGGGCAACCTTGTCGCCTTTTTGCAGAAGCGAGGCCAGGTATTCCCCACCTTGTTTGCCGGCATCTTTGTTGGCCGTGCCAATATAGGTTGCCTTGTCATCCCAGGGTGCGTCAGTGTCTACCAGAATGACCGGAATATTTTTCTGTTTGGCTTTCTGGAAAACCGGAATGGCAGTAGGTGGCTGGGAAGGTGCCACTGCCAGCACATCGGGGTTCTGGGTCAGGGCATCTTCCATCATGTTGACCTGCTGCACCACTTCCGATTCAGCGTTCGGGCCGAGCAGGGTGAGCTTTACGTTGTACTTCTTAGCTGCATCCTGGGCCCCGGCAGCTACCAGTTTCCAGTACTGGCTGCTCAGGGTTTTTAGTACCATGGCTACATGTACCTGCTTCTCATTACTCCCCTGATTGCTGTCTGCGGCCGGTTGGTTTTTCTTTTCGGAAGAACCGCAGCCGCTCAGAAGCAGGGCCAGGCTTACCACACCTGTAATCAGGGCAACTTTGAAACGGTTCAACTTTCTCATGCTGGTCACTCCTTTTTTTAATTAAAGTAGCCACTGAATTGCGGACACTGTCCCTTCTGCATACCCGCTGATCATAGCAACACTTCTCCCATAGCCCACCTCCTTTAATCTTGTTGAGATAAAACTTTAGCTTAGTGCTTTCTTTTTGGCTGCCCGCTGGCGCAGGATATCTACATATACGGCGGCAATGATCACCGCGCCGATAACGAAAGTTTGCCAGTCAGCCGAAACGTTGAGCAGGTTTAACCCGTTCCTTAGCACGGCAATCAGGATGGCGCCAATTAAAGTGCCGCCAATGGTGCCGATGCCGCCAAAGAAACTTGCACCGCCAATAATTACCGCGGCAATGGCGTCCAGCTCATATCCGAGACCGGCGAGCGGGTATGCCGAGTTAACCCGCCCCACCAGGACCAAACCGGCCAGGGCGGCGGTAAAGCCGCTGATGGTATAAACCAGGTTGAGGATTTTTTTTACATCTATACCGCTTAAACGGCTGGCTTCAGGGTTGCCGCCCACGGCGTAAATGTAGCGTCCGATGGTGGTCCGGTTGAGGAAGAAATACATGCCGGTATAAAGCACAGCCACTAAAATGAAGCTTACGGGTATGGGACCGGCAAAAGCAGCGCCCAAAAACTGAATGGAGTCGGGGAAACCGCTGACCGGTGCGGCGCCCGTAATGACCAGGGCCAGGCCCCGGGCCATGTTCATGGTGCCCAGGGTGGAAATAAAGGGGTGAGGAAGATTCAACCTGGTTAAAAGTATTCCGTTGGTTAACCCAAGAAGAGCTCCCAGGATAAGACAGGCCAGGATGGAAAGTATGGGGTTTAAACCGAGATTGACATTAAGCACGCCCATAACCATGGTGGAGAGGGCCAAAATGGAGCCGACGGAAAGGTCAATGCCGGCCGTTAGAATTGCCAAAAACATACCTACAGCAATAATCGCGTTAATTGAAGCTTGTCCGGCAATATTCATCAAGTTGTCTAAAGTAAGAAACTTAGGAGAAAGGATGGAAAGTACTATGCAGAGCAATACCAGGCCAAGCAAGGCTCCAAGGTTGTAAAGTGTCTCCTTCGAAAAAAGGGACTTATTTTTTGCCGGTACGGTTTCCGTTGCACAGTTCATCTTTGCTTGTCCTCCCCTACTGTTTTAGACCTGATCAAGTGTTACAGCCTGCCCGGACATAAAGGATTTTTGTGCCGCCACGGCAATTTTCACTGCCATTAAACCGTCCTGAACCGTAATGGAAGGTTCCCGGTTTTCCAGCACATTTTGCACAAAGTTGGAAAGCTCGTCGAGATAAGCCTGGTCGAAGCGCTGGGCAAACCAGGGCACCACATCGTGGGTGACGCCGGCTTTGTTTAAAATCAGGCATGGTGTATGTTGCAACTGCCCGACAAACAGTGCTCCTCTGGTACAGATTATTTCCGTGCGCACATCATATCCGTAGCGGGCATTGCGGCTGCCTTCCAGGCTTCCCAGGGTGCCATTGGCAAAAGTAACCAGGATGTTGGCGTGATCAATGTCGCCAATTTCCTTTAGTTCCGGATACATCAATATACCACCCTGGGCGTAGACCCGGGTGACTTCGCTGTCCATGAGCCACCGGGCCAGATCAATGTCGTGGATACACATGTCCAGGAAAAGCCCGCCGCTATCCCTGGCAAATTCCAGGGGCGGCGCACAGGGATCGCGGCCGATACAGTGAATGAAAACGGGCTGTCCCATTTCACCGGACAATAACTTTTCCTTGGCTGCGGCATAACCCCGGTCAAAGCGCCTCATAAAGCCCACCTGGACAAAAGCGCCGCGTTTTTCCGTTTCCTGGACCACCCAGTTTGCTTCATCTATATCCAGTGAGAGAGGTTTTTCGCAAAAGACCGCCTTTCCCGCTTCCATTGCTTCGACAACAATTCTGGCGTGGGTGCTGGTGGGAGTGGCGATGATAACGGCATCGACATCCCCGTCATTAAGCAGGTCCTGGTAATCGGCATAGGCCTTTACCTGGTTAAACCGGTCCAGGAATCTTTCCCGGTTGTCCTTTAAGGGATCCGCTACGGCTACCAGTTTAGCATTGGCAAGCCGTCCGGCTATCGTTTCTGCATGTTTGAAACCCAAGCGTCCCAACCCTATTACTCCGCAGGCCAGCTTGCTCAAGGTTAACCCTCCTTTAACTTTTTAGCACCCGCCGGTAGCGGCATGCATGATTTTCTCCTGGTTTGCTTCGCTACGGTCA
Coding sequences within it:
- a CDS encoding LacI family DNA-binding transcriptional regulator; amino-acid sequence: MTVTIKDIARKAGVSYATVSRALNNRPEVSEKTRREIQRLAAEMGYKPNAIARGLVTRETLTLGLVIPDITNPFFPEVARGVEEAASEAGYSVFLCNTNWDVDKERTYIELLEEKRVDGLILASVTEDEGYLAELLSRKTPVVLINRILDQVDTNYVAIDNVKGAQQAVEHLISLGHRRIAYVGGLEHVESTTERLHGYRLALAINNIPFEEELVRYGSFKKESGYENALSLLSLPEPPTAIFAANDILALGVIQAIKERGLKVPENVAVVGFDDIPFAAYAEVNLTTVAQPKYTMGEMAAKILIDEIRKGPSPEKKHIVLPPTLVIRASSGGRREGPKNSKH
- a CDS encoding sugar ABC transporter substrate-binding protein, coding for MRKLNRFKVALITGVVSLALLLSGCGSSEKKNQPAADSNQGSNEKQVHVAMVLKTLSSQYWKLVAAGAQDAAKKYNVKLTLLGPNAESEVVQQVNMMEDALTQNPDVLAVAPSQPPTAIPVFQKAKQKNIPVILVDTDAPWDDKATYIGTANKDAGKQGGEYLASLLQKGDKVALLEGARGNTAMDDRIKGAEEALAAAGIQVVAKQPANSDRALGMNVMQNILQSHPDIKGVYSANDEMALGAIRALQQNKKNIPVVGTDAIPDAVKAIIDGSMAASVAQKPYDMGYLAVEAAVKLAKGETLPKYINSGTELITKENAQAKLDWLNKTLSR
- a CDS encoding ABC transporter permease; its protein translation is MNCATETVPAKNKSLFSKETLYNLGALLGLVLLCIVLSILSPKFLTLDNLMNIAGQASINAIIAVGMFLAILTAGIDLSVGSILALSTMVMGVLNVNLGLNPILSILACLILGALLGLTNGILLTRLNLPHPFISTLGTMNMARGLALVITGAAPVSGFPDSIQFLGAAFAGPIPVSFILVAVLYTGMYFFLNRTTIGRYIYAVGGNPEASRLSGIDVKKILNLVYTISGFTAALAGLVLVGRVNSAYPLAGLGYELDAIAAVIIGGASFFGGIGTIGGTLIGAILIAVLRNGLNLLNVSADWQTFVIGAVIIAAVYVDILRQRAAKKKALS
- the iolG gene encoding inositol 2-dehydrogenase, which encodes MSKLACGVIGLGRLGFKHAETIAGRLANAKLVAVADPLKDNRERFLDRFNQVKAYADYQDLLNDGDVDAVIIATPTSTHARIVVEAMEAGKAVFCEKPLSLDIDEANWVVQETEKRGAFVQVGFMRRFDRGYAAAKEKLLSGEMGQPVFIHCIGRDPCAPPLEFARDSGGLFLDMCIHDIDLARWLMDSEVTRVYAQGGILMYPELKEIGDIDHANILVTFANGTLGSLEGSRNARYGYDVRTEIICTRGALFVGQLQHTPCLILNKAGVTHDVVPWFAQRFDQAYLDELSNFVQNVLENREPSITVQDGLMAVKIAVAAQKSFMSGQAVTLDQV